The genomic segment TCATAGATTTCGAAGCGAAATCGACATAACACCAAGATTGCTTCTTAGCGCGTGAGTTGCTATACCCAATTCAGATCATTTTGCAGGATTTTTATGGCAGAGATTTTACCCAGAAACAAGTTGAGAAATACAGGCATAGCCAGCTATGGAAGGATTTTGAAACGCCGTTTATGGGTAAAAGACCCAACAGAAAAACCTGGGAAATGGTTTGAAATGGGTATATACCTTAAGCACATTTAAGCATTCGTTATAACAATAGGTAAACAGGATATTTCATGACAGCAACATTCAAGTTTGATGGTGAAGCCGTACGCAAATTGGCGGAAATATTGACGGAAACCGGACTTACTGAAATTGAATATGAGGCTGGAGGAAACAGGATTTACGTCTCACGACAACAGATGACGACAGCCGCTGTGAATCACTCCGTCCCTTCTGCGCATCCCGTGTCTGTTGATGCAGCACCTGCGGCACCCGCTGCGGTTGACCCTTCCCAACATCCTGGGACGGTTCGATCCCCCATGGTTGGCACCGCGTACCTGTCACCAGAGCCCAGCGCCCCACCTTTTGTTAAAGTTGGCGATACCGTCTCTTTAGGCCAAACTCTGCTAATTGTTGAGGCCATGAAGGTCATGAACCCCATCAAAGCCCCTACCTCTGGTAAAATAACACACCTATTTGTAAAAGACGCCAGCCCCGTAGAGTACGACGAGCCCCTTTTAGTGATCGAATAGTCTTCGCAATTCAAAAAAAGAGTTAATACTTTGACGCATAAACTGTTTAAAAAAGTTCTGATCGCCAATCGTGGCGAAATAGCCCTGCGCATCCTGCGCGCTTGCCAAGAATTAAAGATTTCAACGGTGGCGGTTCATTCAACGGCCGATGCAGATACGATGCATGTCCGTTTGGCCGATGAAAGCGTTTGTATTGGCCCCGCACCGTCCCGTCAAAGTTATTTAAATATCCCAGCCATCCTCAGTGCGGCCGAGGTCACAGGTGCTGATGCGATTCACCCCGGTGTGGGATTTTTATCGGAAAACGCGACCTTCGCCACCATGATCGAAGAACACGGTATGACGTTTATTGGCCCATTTCCCGAACATATCAGCAGCATGGGCGATAAAATTACAGCCAAGAAAACCATGATCGATCTGGGTATTCCTGTGGTTCCGGGATCGGACGGATCTGTCGATACCGAAGAACAGGCCATAGAGATGGCAACAAAAATCGGTTTCCCGGTCTTGATCAAAGCCACATCTGGTGGTGGTGGCAAGGG from the Candidatus Finniella inopinata genome contains:
- the accB gene encoding acetyl-CoA carboxylase biotin carboxyl carrier protein — its product is MTATFKFDGEAVRKLAEILTETGLTEIEYEAGGNRIYVSRQQMTTAAVNHSVPSAHPVSVDAAPAAPAAVDPSQHPGTVRSPMVGTAYLSPEPSAPPFVKVGDTVSLGQTLLIVEAMKVMNPIKAPTSGKITHLFVKDASPVEYDEPLLVIE